AGCTCTCCGGTCGAGGGGAGATTTCTGAGGGCCCTCTTGGTTCCACTGTGATCCCCCAAGTTCATTCAACCCCCACCTGCGGGGTGCCAGCACAGGCGGTCCAAGTCCTTTTTAATTCCCAGTTTAGGCTGCCCCTGGGCGGTCTGAAGATTGACTCTAGAAAAGGTACAGGATTCCTTTGTCAGCAGCAGCCCtcgttagctttttttttttccgctttgctttttagggccacacccccatcTGCAGCGTacgtaagtttccaggctaggggtcccatgggagctacagcttctggtctcccccacagccacggcaacgctggatccttaacccactgagcgaggccagggattgactctgtaACCGCATGGTTCCGGgtcattcgtttccactgtgccacagggaacgcCCAGCCTCCATGAGCTTTAGGTCCTAGCAATGGTAAAGCAGGCGGCCAGCTTTTCGTTTGCTGATTCTGAACCAGACGTCTTTGTCGTTTGATCCAGGAAGGGCAGTGACTGGAGGCTCTGAACCACAGGCGAGAATGACCCGCCCTCAGGATCCAGACCACGGTAAGTGGTgtggggcctggggcgggggcaggggtgctgCCCTGCAGGTGCCGGACCTGCCGGCACCACGGCTGCAGCTGCtctgctgcacctgtgaccttgGGGCAAAGAGGAAGCGGCTATTTCTACGCTCAGTGCTCCAAACCTGGGCACTAAGAATGGTTTGTAGCCAGACATTGCTGAGAGCTGCCACGAGGGGGCGCTGTCCCCCGTGTGCGGGCCTGTGGCCTGGAGCCCCGGACCATTTGTCAAAGCTTGTGAGCCTTGTGTGCACACGGCCCACTCTGGGCACAGTGGGATCACCTCGGAGGGCGTCTGTCCTGGTTCTCCGGTCGGGTCGGCCTGGGGAGGAGCGCCTCCCTGCTGGGAGCTGCTGGGCTGGGGTCGAGGGGCCCAGAGCCCCCTGGTCCCGGAGCTCGAACTCTGAGGGTCCTTGGCCAGGAGCGGGTCCTTCTGGAAGGACCACCGAAGGTTGCCTCCTGGCGTTTGTCCTGCTGGCGGGGTGGGTCAGGCCTCTGGAGCCTTTTGCGGAGTGACCGCAGCCCTGGAGGATGACCGTCCAAACCGGGACTGTCCCGACACCCtcgcagggggaggggagggccctcTCAGTTTGGGGCTTGAACAAAAGCTTTAGGTCAGGGCAGTTTGTGTCCCCCCGGGGCACctggtgggtggaggccaggggtgCACAGGACGGCCCCACACGGTAAAACCACAGGGCGACAGACCCTGCTGTAGAAAAGTCACTTTCGGGGGGATTCACTGATGGGGTTCACTTCTCAGATCCGTGGGCCCAGCTCGGTCCTGCGTGACTGGTCCGTGGGACAGacctgcagatgtggctctgatcctggaCAGGTAGGTTGGGGGGGTGCGACGGGCTGGGGGTCTGCAGGAACCTGGTTGGGGCCGTGTGCAAAATGATGGTTTTGGGGGGTGGTCAGTGATTGGGCCCCGGGGGCCCCAGGAGAATGGAGGTGAGGCCCCGAACTGGGAAAGGTGCTGCCTGGGGTCTCAGCATCCgggtggggggggcggtgggCGCCTCCCTGCTGCCCAAGCCATGCTGTGCTGAGATGCCCGTCCAGGTGCAGCTGCCAAGATCAGGCCCAGGAGTCAGGGCGGCAGGGGGTGGGCGGCTTTGGCACAAGCGCACAGTGCCCCCTCCTGGCTGTGCCTTGAGGGGTGAGAGTTGGTATCTCGGGTAGCTGATGATGGAAGCCCCGTGGCAGGAGTCCACTTGGTGAGGCGGGAAAGCCTCAGCTGACCTGGGCCACCTCACCCTGTTCGTGGGGCTGGGCGGTTCTGGCTGCAGCATCTGAAGGCTGAATTGGGCCAGAAAGAACCGCCTCCGGGATGTCActctggctgttggcaggaggcctcgcGTCGGCAGCTGGCTTCAGCAGAGCTGGTGAGCCAGCCCTGGTGCCGTCAGGGAGGGGACCACACAGGAAGGCAGGGGCAGGTGCTTCCTGCCCCATCGGGGGAGCCTTTATCTGCTTGATTCTTTTAACTGACGTATAGTTGATAAACGATTCGGtttattcctttttctatttaaaaaagtttcttttaaagtatagttgactcatgatgtgccaatttctgttaatgtagttgggtttttttttgttgttgtttttttttgtgtgtgtttttgctttttagggctgcactcggcatatggaggttcccaggctaggggttgaattggagctgtagccgctggcctgagccacagccacagcaatgctggatctgagccacgtctgcgacccacaccacagctcatggcaatgccagagccttaacccactgagtgaggccagggatcagacccgcatcctcatggttcctggtggaattagttaaccactgagccacgacgggaactcccagcatggtTGGTTCTTAATCCAAGTTCTGGGAGGGTGTGCTTCTTGGTGCTGCCTCCACAGcatgtgagagttcccaggctaagggttgaatcggagctgcaggtgctggcttataccacagccacagcaacgccagatccgagcgagCAACtcatggcaccgctggatcccgaatccactgagcaaggtcaggggtcgaaacccgtgtcctcatggatcctagttgtgttcattactgctgagccatattgggaactcccagtgagtgggttttttttgtttttgtttttgtttttgtttttgccttttagggccacaccctcagcatatggaagttcccaggctaggggtccagctgacagcctatgccacagccacagcaacttgggatgcttaacccactgagtgagcccagggatcaaacccacatcctcgtggatccttgttgggtttgttatcactgagccgcgacgggaactccaagtggttTTTTAAGAGGATGGTCACCCTGAGCCGTGGGCTACTGCGAAGTGACTGCTGGGGTTGTGTGGACTTGTCCTTGCGCACCAGTTGTCTGGGGCTGGTCAGCGGGCGTGGGGCCAGGGTGGCTGGAATTCCCAgaagtgggcagagaggaggaCGGGTGGTGCCACGTCCATTTTTGAGCCCAGCTTCAGGGGCAGGTTGTAGGGGCACTTGGGACCCCATCCCGGTGGACCCTGGCTGGCGGATTCCCCTAGAAGCTGGGTGCCGAATGGGGGGCCTGGGCCTgatgtgtgggggtgggtgggggagaaggCTAAGGAGGCCCCAGCCGTGTCCACTTTCATTCCAGCAGCCGCGCTGTCCTGAGGCCCACCAGCCAAGGAGAGGAAGCTCAGCCAGCGAGAGGACAGTGGTCCCGGCTCCATCACCAGGGCGCGTGCCCACTGTGTTGTCTGCAAAGTCAGCTGTCCTCGGTTCCCATGGAGCCTGGAGCCAGGAAGCCACCGCCTGAGCCGGCACCCCCTCCAGCGCGCTGGAGATGACGGGGGCAGCGGAGCTGGGAAGGCAACCCCCGGAGGAGGCTGGGTTCTGCATGTGCCAAGTGCCGCCTGGCAGGGGCAGTGGCTGTGGAAGCGGAAGCAGACGGGTCCAGGGACGTGGCATGTCGTGCGGGGACTGTGCGGGGCCCAGGAGGGCGCCCCTCGGCCGGTTGTTCCTCCAGTGGCCGTGGGGGTGCCCCCTGTCCTCACCGTCTGGGTTACCtcgcccgcctgcccgccccgAAGTATCTGGGATGAGATTTAAGCAGCAGTGCCAAGAATGTGGACCTTGCAGGTGACACTTTGGAACATGGTGTTTTAAGCAAAATGGAAGGATTTAATGCCTTTTTCTTCAACGAGAAGGGTGTCTAGAGAATAAATGGGTCTTGAATAAACTGTTTTGCGTCTTCCTGTCTGATGAGCCGAGGCCCTGATCTGGGCCTCAGCGGGGGCGGAGGGGCCACAGCTTGGTGGGGGCTCTTTCCCGCTGGGTGTTGGGATCCAGCGGCCCTTGAAATGAGCGACAGGAATTGCAGCCTGGGCTGCCTTGTCTTGAGCAGCCGCCCGAGCGGTGGGCCAAGGGTGCTGATGCTGTGACCCGGGCTGGGGGCGCAGCTCCTGCTCCCCTTGACCTTTGCCCCAGGCGTGGCCCCACCCTGCCTGCGTGGCTCCAGGGCTGGGTAGGAGGGTCAGGCTGGTGTCCGCCCCTGGCCCCCAGCAGGTGTCGCTCtgtccaggctgggctgggggcgccAGAGGGGCCAGGGCGACTATTTACATCTGTTCCCCGGGCTTCCCCTGTGCGGGCAGCTGCCTGGCCTCAGGTGTACCTGCTGTCCGAGATCTCCTTCCAGAGCAGGCTCTTGAGGTGGCTCAGCACCAGCGAGTGGTGCGCCTCCACCTGGCTGGCCAGCCCGCTCAGCGTGGTGCACGTGCGCAGCTGCTTGCCCAGCTCGGGGCGCAGCGCGGCGGGGGCGCCAGGCAGCAGGTAGTCCCGCAGCAGCTCGCACACCTTGGCCAGGTTGGGCTGCACCAGGTCGCCCTTGCACTGCCTCATGAGCGTGTCGCACGGCGCCCGGCAGTCGCGCCCGTAGGTGCAGTCGGCGCTGTGCTCGCAGCGGCGGCCCCGCAGGAAGCGGCGCACGGCGGCCTCGGGCGCCACCTGCTGCAGGTCGGCCATCCTGAAGTCGTACTTGGCCGTGTAGCCCACGTTGGCCAGCGTCGTCTCGCACATGTAGAAGTTGCCGTAGGCGCCGTGGAAGAGGTCCTCCACGAACTCCAGCAGCCCCATGGCGATCTTGGCGCGCCAGGGCCAGGCGGGCCCCAGCCACTGCTGCAGGGCCCCGTGCAGCGCCGGCGGCAGCAGCGGGCGCAGCAGGGGCGGGAGCGTGGCCCCCGGCCAGGAGCTGAGCGGGACGCCCTCGGTGACGTACAGGTCCCCGCAGTAGCCCAGCAGCCGGGACGCGTGCTCCTTCTCCTGCAGggacagcagcagcaggaactcGTTGCGCTGCAGCAGGGCCCACACCGACTTGGCCTCGGCCAGGGACACGCGGTTGTCCTTGTTGAAGTCGGCCATGAGAAGGACCCGGCCGACCAGCGCAGGCAGGGACGGCAGGTCCCCCAGGTTGGCCTGAGGTTTGGGGCCGTGAGAGAGGGGGGCTGGGCGTCAGCCAGCTGGCAGCACAGCAGACCCCCGCGCCTCCTCCGGGAAGCCCACCGCGCCTCTCCCCCTGGGGGTGCTGCTCACTTCCGGCCCTTGGCCTCCCCGCTCCCGcgtcctccctgctccccacagaTGCCCCTGGGGTGGGTCCTCAAGCCCGGACCCCCGGCCAGCCTGGGGCTCCCCCCAAGTCGCGTCCTGCCCTGTGCGCAGGACCCCAGGGGGGCCGCTGACCTTGAGAAAGCTGAGGGTCATCTCGCGGAACTCCTTGATCGAGGTGCCCCGAGAGGGCTTGTCAAACAGCACCAGCTCCCGCCGGGGGGCCCCGTCCGACCCCGCCTTGGAGTTGAGGCTCTCCTCAATGCCACACTTGATGGTCACCTCCTTGCCCTGCCAGAGCCCACTGTACACCTGCGCGGGACCACAGGGCTCCTCGCGCTCGGTCCCCGCCTGTCTCCCGGGAAGGACCCCGCCCGACCCCGCCGGGCTTACCTGCTGGCCCGGGACGGAGGAGAGGCAGGTCCTCCACTCCACCTGGTGCAGGTGGCACAGGTCCTGGCAGATGGAGCCTGAGATGATGCCTTTGCGGAACTGGTCACACTGAGGAGGGGCAGGACGCCAGGAAGTggcctggggaggcagggcctCCTCTCTcggcgcccccctccccccctgccGCCCGCAGGGGCCTCCCATCCCCTGCTGCACCCTGGGCGGGCAGGCAGGGGCCCCCTCACACCGGCCATTAACCCCCCCGGTTCTTAGGCTGTAGCACTTCTCAGAAGGGGCCCGGACCCCTGCAGCCGGCCATGCCCGAGCCGCTCTGCCGGCCCTGAGCGCCCGCGGGGCTGGCAGGGGCCTTACAGTCACCAGGTCTGAAACTGCCTCCCAGAGTCACCAGCTGCCTGCCAGCTGTGCCCAGTGACCTGCGAGATGCCAGGCCTCCCGTGAGCACAGCTGCCCCTGAGCAGGCGTCTGGCTCTTCCTGGTGGGGCCCCTGCCTTTGCCCGGCTGACCCGGCTTCCGCTACCTGACCGTGCCGGTCGGCGTGCGGCCGGCGTGTTCGTCTAAGAGGGAGGCCCCTCCCCGGCCTCGGCGGGAAGCCCTCAGGCGGCTGGAGGTCGGGCTGCACCCCTGCCGGCCCCTCCCTGGCTCTAGACAGAGCCTTGCAACCCCCTGTGTCCTGGGGTCGGGACGGACGCGAGCGGGAGTGAAGCCGGAGGGGACGGAGTCAGCCCCGCAGGGTTGGGGGGGAACTGTGGCGTCTGGAGAGGGTGCTGGTGAATCCTGGATGCCCATCGCCGTTGCCATGGCGCCCAGGCCGCGGTGGAGCCCCtcccaggaaggagagggaagggagggtgcAGAGCACAGCGCCACCGTGTGGGGGGAGGCGGCAGGGCCGCCCGCGCACCTCAGGCCCGGGCTCACCCACGGGAACGGAGCCGTGAACGTGGAGGTGGCCTGGAGTCTTGAGAATGCCGGCGGTTCACCGAGATGGAAAGACTGCCATCCCGCCGCCTTGCAGGAGGCCCTCCAGCACAGGGGGTCTGCTCGGATCCCCCAAAACCGCAGAGCCACAGGGCCTGGGGGGGCAGTCTGCCTAGGAAAGCAGGCGGCAGGGCCATCCAGGGCCTGTGCCGGGAGGGGCCTGCCCTCCACACTGCccgcagggctggggaggggcccccACGGGAGCGGAGGGCGTCCATCGGCCCTCAGCCGACACCTCCCCTCCTGCCTGCAGACAGGATGGTGCAGGGGGCCCAGCCAAGCACCAGAGCTCCATGGGCACCTGACCCCGACGCCTGGTCTGGCTTCCGCCCTCCCACTGGGTGCCCCTGGACAAGCTGTGGAATCTCTGAGAAGGCTGGCACTCCCCTGAGGCGGGCAGGTCTCCTCTGGGAAGGAGGGGGTGTCCCCACGGCCCTGGGGACAGGCCTCAGGAGAGCTGGGCCCAGCAGCCCAGGAGACCCCCCCCTCCACCCTGCCAGTGGGAAGGCCAGGGCCCTGTGGGAAAATGGAAGCTGCAGGTcccctggtgggggggggcacattcctcctctgctcccccacccccacccagcccctccaTCCTCTGCATGTTGGGGGGCAACTTCGGGCACAGGAGACGCTCAGAAAACACCTGGCTCTGGCCGCCTGCTCATTGCACATACTGGCCggacccccacctcccagggctgggcccccGCCCCATGTGCTCTGCTCCGGGGTGTCCCCGTAACTGTTGGAGGGCAGGGCCGTGTGTCCCGCGTGGCTCAGGCCTGGCCCCTGCAGGCCACCGGTGCACATATCTGGACAGGAGGCCCCAGGCCTTCACTGCCACCCGCAGCCGGGCGCTGCAACCTCTAAGCCCGGCgctggcctggccctgggggGGCACTCCCAGGTCACGTCACGTGAGACAAGGGCTCTCCCCTCTCTGGACCCCTGCCTCTCTCACCGCCACCTCTGGATCGTCCCAAGTTTGGCCCTGTGGGACCTTGGCCGGAACAGGCCCGCCTGAGCCCTTCCTGGGCACCACGCTGTCCCCAGGAGAAGCGGCCCTCGCTCTGCGAAGGGGAGACCCTCCAGGCCGCAGCGGCGTGAGGCAAGCAGACAGGTTCCTTCGCGGCTTCCTGAGGCCTCCCAGGCCCGTCCCTGGTGGAGCAGAGGCTCGGGACCCGGGTCAGCCGACCTGGGCCCCCCGCGGGCCCTGGAAGGCCGACAGGAGGTTGCC
This genomic stretch from Sus scrofa isolate TJ Tabasco breed Duroc unplaced genomic scaffold, Sscrofa11.1 Contig1206, whole genome shotgun sequence harbors:
- the FAM69B gene encoding protein FAM69B isoform X1, which encodes MARLLQGRPKSWVLDPGGRAPEHSPGHGHELGRLPGLRVKYVFLVWLGVFAGSWMAYTHYSSYAELCRGHICQVVICDQFRKGIISGSICQDLCHLHQVEWRTCLSSVPGQQVYSGLWQGKEVTIKCGIEESLNSKAGSDGAPRRELVLFDKPSRGTSIKEFREMTLSFLKANLGDLPSLPALVGRVLLMADFNKDNRVSLAEAKSVWALLQRNEFLLLLSLQEKEHASRLLGYCGDLYVTEGVPLSSWPGATLPPLLRPLLPPALHGALQQWLGPAWPWRAKIAMGLLEFVEDLFHGAYGNFYMCETTLANVGYTAKYDFRMADLQQVAPEAAVRRFLRGRRCEHSADCTYGRDCRAPCDTLMRQCKGDLVQPNLAKVCELLRDYLLPGAPAALRPELGKQLRTCTTLSGLASQVEAHHSLVLSHLKSLLWKEISDSRYT
- the FAM69B gene encoding protein FAM69B isoform X2, producing MRRLRRLAHLVLFCPFSKGLQGRLPGLRVKYVFLVWLGVFAGSWMAYTHYSSYAELCRGHICQVVICDQFRKGIISGSICQDLCHLHQVEWRTCLSSVPGQQVYSGLWQGKEVTIKCGIEESLNSKAGSDGAPRRELVLFDKPSRGTSIKEFREMTLSFLKANLGDLPSLPALVGRVLLMADFNKDNRVSLAEAKSVWALLQRNEFLLLLSLQEKEHASRLLGYCGDLYVTEGVPLSSWPGATLPPLLRPLLPPALHGALQQWLGPAWPWRAKIAMGLLEFVEDLFHGAYGNFYMCETTLANVGYTAKYDFRMADLQQVAPEAAVRRFLRGRRCEHSADCTYGRDCRAPCDTLMRQCKGDLVQPNLAKVCELLRDYLLPGAPAALRPELGKQLRTCTTLSGLASQVEAHHSLVLSHLKSLLWKEISDSRYT
- the FAM69B gene encoding protein FAM69B isoform X3, with product MARLLQGRPKSWVLDPGGRAPEHSPGHGHELGRLPGLRVKYVFLVWLGVFAGSWMAYTHYSSYAELCRGHICQVVIDLCHLHQVEWRTCLSSVPGQQVYSGLWQGKEVTIKCGIEESLNSKAGSDGAPRRELVLFDKPSRGTSIKEFREMTLSFLKANLGDLPSLPALVGRVLLMADFNKDNRVSLAEAKSVWALLQRNEFLLLLSLQEKEHASRLLGYCGDLYVTEGVPLSSWPGATLPPLLRPLLPPALHGALQQWLGPAWPWRAKIAMGLLEFVEDLFHGAYGNFYMCETTLANVGYTAKYDFRMADLQQVAPEAAVRRFLRGRRCEHSADCTYGRDCRAPCDTLMRQCKGDLVQPNLAKVCELLRDYLLPGAPAALRPELGKQLRTCTTLSGLASQVEAHHSLVLSHLKSLLWKEISDSRYT